One genomic window of Deltaproteobacteria bacterium includes the following:
- a CDS encoding cupin domain-containing protein: protein MKTPVKNIFAEVPENLPDEFVESLLLRAGFKLERIVSKGHASPPGFWYDQDNDEWVMLVSGNAEILFEGEDEPRTMSSGDWVLIPAHRRHRVLWTDPENDTVWLALHFDNKGGGK, encoded by the coding sequence TTGAAAACCCCGGTAAAAAACATATTCGCCGAAGTCCCGGAAAACCTCCCGGATGAATTCGTCGAGTCTCTTCTGCTTCGAGCGGGGTTTAAGCTCGAACGCATAGTCTCGAAGGGCCACGCCTCCCCGCCCGGTTTCTGGTATGACCAGGACAATGACGAGTGGGTGATGCTGGTTTCGGGAAACGCGGAAATTTTGTTTGAAGGCGAGGATGAGCCGCGAACCATGTCGTCCGGCGACTGGGTCCTGATACCCGCCCATCGCCGCCACAGGGTTTTATGGACAGACCCCGAAAACGACACGGTATGGCTGGCCCTCCATTTTGACAACAAGGGCGGCGGAAAATGA
- the dut gene encoding dUTP diphosphatase, with protein MNAPVIPILRLRPESDSDIPLPRRMTEGASGMDAAAAVAGDITIQPGEISMIPTGFAMAVPLGFEVQVRPRSGLAARHGVTVVNAPGTVDSDYRGEVMIALINLSRTPHVIRRGDRVAQLVVGRVIAAEFSETDSLDSTDRMDGGFGHTGRK; from the coding sequence ATGAACGCGCCCGTCATACCGATTCTTAGGCTGCGCCCGGAAAGCGATTCAGACATTCCCCTTCCCCGCCGTATGACCGAAGGGGCTTCCGGTATGGACGCGGCTGCTGCGGTGGCAGGAGATATCACCATCCAACCCGGCGAAATCTCCATGATCCCCACGGGCTTCGCCATGGCCGTGCCGCTTGGCTTCGAGGTCCAGGTACGCCCCAGAAGCGGCCTTGCGGCCAGGCACGGCGTGACCGTGGTGAACGCGCCCGGCACCGTGGATTCCGACTACCGGGGCGAGGTGATGATAGCCCTCATAAACCTTTCCCGCACCCCCCATGTCATCCGCCGGGGAGACCGGGTGGCCCAGCTTGTGGTTGGCCGGGTGATCGCCGCCGAATTCTCCGAAACAGACTCTCTGGACTCCACGGACCGCATGGACGGAGGCTTCGGCCACACCGGGAGAAAGTGA